A stretch of Telopea speciosissima isolate NSW1024214 ecotype Mountain lineage chromosome 11, Tspe_v1, whole genome shotgun sequence DNA encodes these proteins:
- the LOC122645532 gene encoding zinc finger CCHC domain-containing protein 10 translates to MSSKKEEKAQAAAEKIKAAALTAAKGLSRAQAERAAAAAARNVNAYGQKEEGPSRWQERKEAKRQMYLMSTEKAVRLGERKDLKSSMSTIGGTSSQCQKCFQTGHWTYECKNERVYISRPSRTQQLKNPKLKMKLCVSYELDNPDIPKVEKGQKSSSKKSKRKHQSDSDSGSESSEASVFESDSGSSSVTGSDYSSGESSSSYSSSSDSEEERRRRRKKKQRRRHRRSSSSSDYSDSDSASDSDSDKKSSRRKSKRHSRKH, encoded by the coding sequence ATGTCgagtaagaaagaagaaaaagctcAGGCTGCCGCTGAGAAAATCAAAGCTGCTGCTTTGACAGCGGCAAAGGGTTTGAGCCGTGCTCAGGCCGAACGTGCTGCCGCAGCTGCAGCTCGAAATGTAAATGCTTACGGCCAGAAGGAAGAAGGGCCAAGCCGATGGCAGGAGAGGAAAGAAGCAAAGCGACAAATGTACCTGATGAGCACTGAAAAAGCAGTCAGGTTAGGTGAGAGGAAAGACCTTAAGTCCTCCATGTCAACCATTGGTGGCACTTCTTCACAATGCCAGAAATGTTTCCAAACTGGCCACTGGACATATGAATGCAAGAATGAAAGGGTTTACATTTCAAGACCGTCTCGGACACAGCAACTTAAAAATCCCAAGTTGAAAATGAAACTCTGTGTTTCGTATGAATTGGATAACCCAGATATCCCGAAGGTGGAGAAAGGCCAAAAGAGTAGTAGTAAGAAAAGCAAGAGGAAGCACCAGTCGGATTCTGACTCTGGAAGTGAGAGCAGTGAGGCTTCCGTTTTTGAGTCTGATAGTGGGTCATCATCAGTAACAGGGTCGGACTATTCTTCAGGTGAAAGTAGCTCGAGTTACAGTTCCTCATCGGATTCGGAAGAAGAGCgtaggaggaggagaaagaaaaaacagaggcGGCGGCACCGGAGGTCCAGCTCATCTTCTGATTACTCAGATTCTGATTCAGCTTCAGACTCTGATTCTGACAAGAAGAGCAGCAGGAGGAAGAGTAAGAGGCACAGTAGAAAGCATTAG